GCAATGATATTGGTTACATTGTTTTAGTCGAAAAAGTGCTGCAAGTGAGTGCCGGCAGACGAATTCAAGCAGAATCAATGGCAACCAATATTTTTGAATTCTTGGGTGGAAAATGGTATTTAATCCACCATCACGGCAGTCCAATGATGCGCTAGAAGTGACAGCGTTGAACCAATCGCAGCATTTGCGGCAGACTTCGCTGGCGGCAGAATTTGGTGCATAGCACAAAAATCAAAGTTCGGGGATCGCTATTACCCCCACCTTCACTACGCCTATCCACAATCGACACAACAACTAAAAAAAGAGAATACTAGAAATTACTTGCTAAATAAAATTCCTAGGTTATAAAGGCTGTAGCAGCCACTGCAAAAAACCATTGTCCAGCCGGAGTTTCAGGAATTTGTTAGACTGGACAAACCAAAGAAAAGTCAGCCTACTCTCTGAAGGACGTTCTTCTGATGACGCTATCCATGCATCCCAGTACATTACTGCTTTCCAAAGAACTACCTACCCTTCAATACACCTCAACCCCCGATCGCTTCGATGAAACCTGGGAAGCGCCTCTATCAACGCTTTTAGGACTCGGACGCGCTGCCGGTGCGGACTTTATTGAATTCTTCTTAGAACGTGCAAACTATATTAGCTGTTTGGCAGAAGAAGATACCATCACCAGCATTTCGCCGCGTCTTTCCACCGGCGCTGGCGTTAGAGTGTTTCGCGGCAAAGCCGATTGCTACGTTAGCACCAATGATCTTTCATTTTCTGGGCTAAAATCTGCCCTAGAAAAAGGTCTTTCTATCCTGGGACTGCAACTGCCGGCACCCAACGCATTCATCCCTGAAATTAATTTAGAACTCCTCAGAGACTACGCTACAAAAAAAGGGAAAGATGCTTGGTTGCCTCAGTGTAGCCCTATCCGAGAAATGGGAGAAGTGCTGCTGGATGCCAGCGCCTTGCTGACACGCAAAGCAAAGCATATCCAATCCCGACGCACCAGCTATTTCAGAGATTGGCAAGAAGTTTTAGTTGCTGCCAGTGATGGCACTTTTGCCCGTGACATCCGCCTGACTCAATCTGTCGGATACAACCTGTTGTGCGCTGACGGTGCCAACCGTTCATCGATTGCCAAGCGCGACGGCAGCACCAGCGAAGCAGACTTTTTGAGAAAGTGGAATCCTGAAGCTGCCGCCGAAGAAGTTGCAGAATCCGCCGGCATCATGCTTTATGCAGATTATGTGGAATCGGGAAATTACCCGATTATCATGGCAAATCAATTTGGCGGCGTGATTTTCCACGAAGCTTGTGGACACCTGCTAGAAACCACTCAAATTGAACGCAAAACCACTCCTTTTGCTGATAAAAAAGGCGAAAAAATTGCCCACGAAAGTTTAACAGCTTGGGATGAAGGACTGTCGCCAAACGCTTTCGGCACCATCGATATGGACGATGAAGGAATGCCGGCGCAACGCACCCTGCTGATTGAAAAAGGCGTGCTGAAAAACTTCTTAGCCGATCGCTCAGGTTCCTTGCTAACTGGACATCCCAGAACCGGCAGTGGACGCCGGCAGAATTATACGTTTGCCGCAGCTAGCCGGATGCGAAATACTTATATCGCCCCCGGAGAATACACCAACGAAGATTTATTCTCTTCCATCGATAAAGGCATTTATTGCAAAAAGATGGGCGGCGGTAGTGTTGGCGCAACTGGAGAATTTAACTTCTCTGTGGAAGAAGCTTATCTGATTGAAAATGGCAAAATTACGAAACCTTTAAAAGGAGCCATCTTAATCGGGGAAGCTAAGGAAATTATGAACAAAATTTCCATGTGTTCCCAAGATATCGGTCTGGCTGCCGGTTTCTGCGGTTCTGTTAGTGGCAGTATTTACACCACTGTTGGACAGCCCCATATTAAGGTTGATTCCATTACTGTTGGTGGCCGGTAAAGATTGTTTTCAACCGCAGATGCACGCAGATGAAGAATAGATGCAGATAAATCTCAAAAATATCTGTGTTTATCTGCGGTTAATTCTTTTCTGTCTTAAATTCAACAAGTGACTGTGCCGAAGATTACGGAAGAAGATTTTTTTAACCACAGATGCACACAGATGAAGATTTGAGTGATTGGTTGCGTTGATATAAATGCAGATGAATCTCAAAAATATCTGCGTTTATCTGTGGTTAAATTGCCCTGTTTTAAACTCAACAAGTGACTATGCCGAATATCACCGAAATTGCTAATCACGCCAAGGAAAATGCTGAGAAACTCGGCATCAAAAAATTCGATATTTATGGATCGAGTGTTGATGAAACGAGCGTTCAAGTCGATAGAGGAGCGCCGAAACAAGTTAAGGCTTCTAATCGCTCTGGTGTGACGGTTCGTGTTTGGAATGATGACAATACAGTGGGTGTCACCAGCACAACTGATGTTGATCCAAATGGCCTGAAATTAGCCTTGGAAACGGCTTATGAGGCAAGTTTTTTTGGGGTCAAGGATAATGCTCCTGATTTTAGCCCAGAAGCGACTGTGCCCCTCGAAAAGTCATCGGATGAGAAGGCAACCCAAGCGCCAGTTTCTCAGTTGATAGAAAGTCTGATAGAAGCGGAAAAGGAACTGTTAGCGGCGCATCCGGCTATTGAAGGGGTGCCTTACAATGGTTTGGCTCAACGAGAGATTGACAGGTTTTATCTCAACAGTGCCGGCGCGACAAGGAATGAATCCCGCTCGATTGCTTCTATCTATCTTTACAGCAAAACTGAACAGGAAGGGAAAAAACCCCGCAGTGCCGGCGCGTTTAAACTCAGCCGTAGTTTGGAACAGCTCGATATTGAAGGTTGCTTGAAAGAAGCGGCTGAGAAAACGATCAGTCACTTGAACTATGAAAAAGTCAAGACTGGTAAATATACCGTTGTTTTCTCTGCGGAAGCATTCTTGAGCTTGTTAGGGGCATTTTCTAACTTGTACAATGCTCAAAGTATTCTGGATAAGCAAAGTTTATCGACGCCTGAATCTTTGGGAACAAATATTGCTTCTCCTTTGCTTTCGGTTTACGATGACGCACTACATCCAGCGAATATTGGAGCGGAAACCTTTGATGGTGAAGGCACGCCGACTCGTCGGATTTCGATAATTGAAAATGGTACTTTAACCAACTTTCTTCACAGTGCCGGCACCGCAAAAAGGCTCAACGCTCAGCCTACGGGTCATGCAAATATTGGCTCTAAAGTTATGGTCAGTTCGCACTTTTATCATGTCCTTCAAGGTGCGAAAGCTGAGCAGGAATATAGCCTTGCGAATGCAGACAATGTGATTTTCATCGATGATCTGCAGGCACTTCATGCCGGCGTTAAATCGTTACAGGGTTCGTTTTCTCTGCCGTTTGATGGTTGGATGGTGAATAACGGCAAATTGACGAGCATTGAATCTGCAACGGTTGCCGGTGACTTTCGCGAAGTCCTCCAGTCGATTATTTTTGTCGAACCAGATGCAGAACTGACTCCTGGCGGCGTGTGCCCCAGAATATGGGTGGATGGGCTGTCTATCACTGGAGAAGCCTAAGTTTAAAACATCTAGTTTGCATCCTTGAACGGTAACAAAGCAGCCGGCACTTCTGGAAAGGAGTTGCCGGCTTCTTTGTGACAAGCACCGAGGCGTTTTTGCCTCGCCATGTTAATCTAGGGGGGAAGTGGGGATATTTAACCGGCAATGGAGCGTTGAGAGCGATCACAGCACTGGACTATCCCTTCTTGCTCGATAATCTCTGTAGAGTTCAAAGCAGTTTTGTGTCCCAAAAACGCAGTCGCTTGATTGTTCGAGTGGTGATGGTGTTGGCACTCATCGCCTTTGTGGGGTTTTCCATCCTTCCCCTTTTAAGTGATGTTCTTAAGGCAAATCAAGTGCCTCCTGAAGCAACGCCGGCAACCACCCAGCAGGCGGCGCAGCAGCCTTCTAAGCAGGTAGACTTGGAAGCGCAGGCGCGGGGTTATGAACTTGTTTTGCAGCGTGAACCGGGAAATAAGGCAGCGCTGGAAGGGCTATTACGGACTCGGCTAGAGTTGGGTGATATTAAAGGGGCAATCGTCCCCCTCGAACAACTGTCGAAGTCAAATCCTGAAGAGCCACTTTATGGCGTGCTCCTCGCTCAAGCGAAGCAACAAATTGGAGATCGCGAAGGTGCTGCCCAATCTTATCGCTCAATTCTGACAAGTAAGCCCGGAAATGTTGAGGCGCTGCAAGGATTAGTGAGTTTGCTGCTGCAACAAAACCGCCCAGAAGCGGCAATTGGGTTGCTGCAAGATACGCTCAAAGGCGCTCCTCAAGCGAATCAGGTTGCCCCCGGCAGTATTGATGTGCTTTCGGTGCAACTAATTTTAGGGCAGGTATACGCCGAGGAAAAACGTTATGCGGAAGCCCTGGCGATTTACGATGAACTCACGAAAAATAAGCCTGACGATTTTCGCCCCGTGCTAGGCAAGGCAATTGTACTCAAACGACAAGGCAAATCTGGCGAGGCAACGTCTCTATTCTCAAAGGCGACGACTTTAGCGCCGGCAAAGTATAAAGATCAAATTCAGCAACTAGCAGCCGCAGCGCCGGCACCGACTCCAACGCCGGCTGCAACCCCGACTGAGAGTTTGCCCAGTAACGCGCCTCAAGAGTAGTCTTCTGCAGAGGAACACAAATTATTCATGTTTTCCTCTGCGGTTAAAATTTTCCCATCTGGAATTTTAGCAACAACTTTTGTCAAGCATTTTCGTGTCTGTGCTTGATTTTTTACGATTTCACAACGCCTTCTAAGAAGGCGAGTACACCAAAAATTAGAAACAGTGCGCCTCCGATCGCTGTCATGATCCGCTCAGAGATGCGACAAGCGATCATGCGTCCCCCCAAAACTGCAATCGCGGCGCAAATACTGTGTCCCAAAATAGCACCGAGAGTAACACCGGCTGCATTATTGGAGGCGGCTAAGGTAATGGTGGCAAATTGGGTACGATCTCCCCATTCGGCTAAA
Above is a genomic segment from Microcoleus sp. FACHB-68 containing:
- a CDS encoding TldD/PmbA family protein; the protein is MPNITEIANHAKENAEKLGIKKFDIYGSSVDETSVQVDRGAPKQVKASNRSGVTVRVWNDDNTVGVTSTTDVDPNGLKLALETAYEASFFGVKDNAPDFSPEATVPLEKSSDEKATQAPVSQLIESLIEAEKELLAAHPAIEGVPYNGLAQREIDRFYLNSAGATRNESRSIASIYLYSKTEQEGKKPRSAGAFKLSRSLEQLDIEGCLKEAAEKTISHLNYEKVKTGKYTVVFSAEAFLSLLGAFSNLYNAQSILDKQSLSTPESLGTNIASPLLSVYDDALHPANIGAETFDGEGTPTRRISIIENGTLTNFLHSAGTAKRLNAQPTGHANIGSKVMVSSHFYHVLQGAKAEQEYSLANADNVIFIDDLQALHAGVKSLQGSFSLPFDGWMVNNGKLTSIESATVAGDFREVLQSIIFVEPDAELTPGGVCPRIWVDGLSITGEA
- a CDS encoding tetratricopeptide repeat protein produces the protein MVLALIAFVGFSILPLLSDVLKANQVPPEATPATTQQAAQQPSKQVDLEAQARGYELVLQREPGNKAALEGLLRTRLELGDIKGAIVPLEQLSKSNPEEPLYGVLLAQAKQQIGDREGAAQSYRSILTSKPGNVEALQGLVSLLLQQNRPEAAIGLLQDTLKGAPQANQVAPGSIDVLSVQLILGQVYAEEKRYAEALAIYDELTKNKPDDFRPVLGKAIVLKRQGKSGEATSLFSKATTLAPAKYKDQIQQLAAAAPAPTPTPAATPTESLPSNAPQE
- a CDS encoding TldD/PmbA family protein, producing the protein MTLSMHPSTLLLSKELPTLQYTSTPDRFDETWEAPLSTLLGLGRAAGADFIEFFLERANYISCLAEEDTITSISPRLSTGAGVRVFRGKADCYVSTNDLSFSGLKSALEKGLSILGLQLPAPNAFIPEINLELLRDYATKKGKDAWLPQCSPIREMGEVLLDASALLTRKAKHIQSRRTSYFRDWQEVLVAASDGTFARDIRLTQSVGYNLLCADGANRSSIAKRDGSTSEADFLRKWNPEAAAEEVAESAGIMLYADYVESGNYPIIMANQFGGVIFHEACGHLLETTQIERKTTPFADKKGEKIAHESLTAWDEGLSPNAFGTIDMDDEGMPAQRTLLIEKGVLKNFLADRSGSLLTGHPRTGSGRRQNYTFAAASRMRNTYIAPGEYTNEDLFSSIDKGIYCKKMGGGSVGATGEFNFSVEEAYLIENGKITKPLKGAILIGEAKEIMNKISMCSQDIGLAAGFCGSVSGSIYTTVGQPHIKVDSITVGGR